One Balaenoptera musculus isolate JJ_BM4_2016_0621 chromosome 13, mBalMus1.pri.v3, whole genome shotgun sequence genomic region harbors:
- the TTC31 gene encoding tetratricopeptide repeat protein 31 isoform X1, which translates to MHSLALRKRRLLPPTKMAAYSVLLCPSAGVECQTFTFGSLLTGMVPSPKTVGLVKLGKQEASRLAEELVSEQERMKQKAEKKRLKKKRQKDQKRRERLEQDGRESNANVYRVWYQLCPKWFPPQGHGPLHPGLEAQPPGPPHFEEAAAVFQETLRGGSQPDAAWELHFCLLQLTLQDQ; encoded by the exons ATGCACTCTCTCGCGCTCCGTAAGCGGAGGCTTCTGCCCCCAACAAAGATGGCTGCCTACTCTGTCCTACTCTGCCCTTCGGCCGGTGTCGAATGCCAGACTTTCACTTTCGGGTCACTGTTGACGGGGATGGTGCCGAGTCCGAAGACTGTGGGGCTGGTCAAGCTAGGTAAGCAG gaagccagccGCCTGGCTGAGGAGCTGGTGTCTGAGCAGGAGCGCatgaaacagaaagcagagaagaaacGACTTAAAAAGAAG CGTCAAAAGGATCAGAAGCGAAGGGAGCGTTTGGAGCAGGATGGCAGGGAGTCCAACGCGAATGTCTACAG agTTTGGTACCAGCTTTGCCCAAAATGGTTTCCACCACAAGGCCATGGTCCTCTTCACCCAGGCCTTGAAGCTCAACCCCCGGGACCACCG CATTTCGAAGAGGCAGCTGCTGTGTTCCAGGAGACTCTGAGAGGCGGATCCCAGCCTGACGCAGCCTGGGAGCTCCACTTCTGCCTTCTACAACTCACTCTG cAGGACCAGTGA
- the TTC31 gene encoding tetratricopeptide repeat protein 31 isoform X4 — MHSLALRKRRLLPPTKMAAYSVLLCPSAGVECQTFTFGSLLTGMVPSPKTVGLVKLGKQEASRLAEELVSEQERMKQKAEKKRLKKKRQKDQKRRERLEQDGRESNANVYRQSEALQMGMGAPPSSSGSPAQRQCCEEEHFEEAAAVFQETLRGGSQPDAAWELHFCLLQLTLDQ; from the exons ATGCACTCTCTCGCGCTCCGTAAGCGGAGGCTTCTGCCCCCAACAAAGATGGCTGCCTACTCTGTCCTACTCTGCCCTTCGGCCGGTGTCGAATGCCAGACTTTCACTTTCGGGTCACTGTTGACGGGGATGGTGCCGAGTCCGAAGACTGTGGGGCTGGTCAAGCTAGGTAAGCAG gaagccagccGCCTGGCTGAGGAGCTGGTGTCTGAGCAGGAGCGCatgaaacagaaagcagagaagaaacGACTTAAAAAGAAG CGTCAAAAGGATCAGAAGCGAAGGGAGCGTTTGGAGCAGGATGGCAGGGAGTCCAACGCGAATGTCTACAGGCAG TCTGAGGCATTGCAGATGGGGATGGGAGCCCCCCCATCCAGCTCTGGGAGCCCAGCTCAGCGACAGTGTTGCGAGGAAGAG CATTTCGAAGAGGCAGCTGCTGTGTTCCAGGAGACTCTGAGAGGCGGATCCCAGCCTGACGCAGCCTGGGAGCTCCACTTCTGCCTTCTACAACTCACTCTG GACCAGTGA
- the LBX2 gene encoding transcription factor LBX2: protein MSSGSEPRTPRTPFSIADILGPRMVPRGPSASQLPESNQGPTSPLCALEELTSKTFRVLDGHAPQPSEGRAAPGALGPGRAGRRRRKSRTAFTAQQVLELERRFVFQKYLAPSERDGLAARLGLANAQVVTWFQNRRAKLKRDVEEMRADLASLRSLSPEIQCRLALPDAAPGLCPGPARPDSGPQLSDEEIQVDD, encoded by the exons ATGAGCTCGGGATCCGAGCCCCGGACACCCCGGACACCCTTCAGCATCGCAGACATCCTAGGCCCGCGCATGGTTCCCCGAGGACCCTCTGCGTCGCAGCTTCCAGAGTCGAACCAAGGTCCCACGTCGCCGCTGTGCGCGCTGGAGGAGCTGACTAGTAAAACTTTCCGCGTACTTGACGGGCACGCTCCGCAGCCCTCTGAAG GCCGCGCGGCCCCAGGCGCGCTGGGCCCTGGCCGGGCCGGCCGCAGACGGCGGAAGTCACGCACGGCGTTCACCGCGCAGCAGGTGCTGGAGCTGGAGCGGCGCTTTGTCTTCCAGAAGTACCTGGCACCGTCCGAGCGTGACGGGCTGGCGGCGAGGCTCGGCTTGGCCAACGCGCAGGTTGTCACGTGGTTCCAGAACCGGCGAGCCAAGCTCAAGCGCGACGTGGAGGAGATGCGCGCCGACCTGGCCTCGCTGCGCTCGCTGTCCCCCGAAATCCAATGCCGCCTCGCGCTGCCTGACGCcgccccaggcctctgccctggCCCCGCCCGGCCTGACTCTGGGCCCCAATTGTCAGACGAGGAGATACAGGTGGACGATTGA
- the TTC31 gene encoding tetratricopeptide repeat protein 31 isoform X2 yields MHSLALRKRRLLPPTKMAAYSVLLCPSAGVECQTFTFGSLLTGMVPSPKTVGLVKLGKQEASRLAEELVSEQERMKQKAEKKRLKKKRQKDQKRRERLEQDGRESNANVYRVWYQLCPKWFPPQGHGPLHPGLEAQPPGPPHFEEAAAVFQETLRGGSQPDAAWELHFCLLQLTLDQ; encoded by the exons ATGCACTCTCTCGCGCTCCGTAAGCGGAGGCTTCTGCCCCCAACAAAGATGGCTGCCTACTCTGTCCTACTCTGCCCTTCGGCCGGTGTCGAATGCCAGACTTTCACTTTCGGGTCACTGTTGACGGGGATGGTGCCGAGTCCGAAGACTGTGGGGCTGGTCAAGCTAGGTAAGCAG gaagccagccGCCTGGCTGAGGAGCTGGTGTCTGAGCAGGAGCGCatgaaacagaaagcagagaagaaacGACTTAAAAAGAAG CGTCAAAAGGATCAGAAGCGAAGGGAGCGTTTGGAGCAGGATGGCAGGGAGTCCAACGCGAATGTCTACAG agTTTGGTACCAGCTTTGCCCAAAATGGTTTCCACCACAAGGCCATGGTCCTCTTCACCCAGGCCTTGAAGCTCAACCCCCGGGACCACCG CATTTCGAAGAGGCAGCTGCTGTGTTCCAGGAGACTCTGAGAGGCGGATCCCAGCCTGACGCAGCCTGGGAGCTCCACTTCTGCCTTCTACAACTCACTCTG GACCAGTGA
- the TTC31 gene encoding tetratricopeptide repeat protein 31 isoform X3, whose product MHSLALRKRRLLPPTKMAAYSVLLCPSAGVECQTFTFGSLLTGMVPSPKTVGLVKLGKQEASRLAEELVSEQERMKQKAEKKRLKKKRQKDQKRRERLEQDGRESNANVYRQSEALQMGMGAPPSSSGSPAQRQCCEEEHFEEAAAVFQETLRGGSQPDAAWELHFCLLQLTLQDQ is encoded by the exons ATGCACTCTCTCGCGCTCCGTAAGCGGAGGCTTCTGCCCCCAACAAAGATGGCTGCCTACTCTGTCCTACTCTGCCCTTCGGCCGGTGTCGAATGCCAGACTTTCACTTTCGGGTCACTGTTGACGGGGATGGTGCCGAGTCCGAAGACTGTGGGGCTGGTCAAGCTAGGTAAGCAG gaagccagccGCCTGGCTGAGGAGCTGGTGTCTGAGCAGGAGCGCatgaaacagaaagcagagaagaaacGACTTAAAAAGAAG CGTCAAAAGGATCAGAAGCGAAGGGAGCGTTTGGAGCAGGATGGCAGGGAGTCCAACGCGAATGTCTACAGGCAG TCTGAGGCATTGCAGATGGGGATGGGAGCCCCCCCATCCAGCTCTGGGAGCCCAGCTCAGCGACAGTGTTGCGAGGAAGAG CATTTCGAAGAGGCAGCTGCTGTGTTCCAGGAGACTCTGAGAGGCGGATCCCAGCCTGACGCAGCCTGGGAGCTCCACTTCTGCCTTCTACAACTCACTCTG cAGGACCAGTGA